Part of the Oceanispirochaeta sp. genome, GATCAGATGCCCGGTCACCTGCTCCACAAAGAAGAGGGCCTCCTCTGTTTGTTCACTGCAGTCCAGATAGGCATTTTTGAGATCTTTCACGTAGTCTGTCCGGGCATAATACTGCTTGACCGATTCTATTCTTTCTTCTGTCATCCCTTCTTCAGGGCTAAGGTCCTGAAAGACTCCTAAAGGATCACAGTATCCCTTAAACTCCTCCACCTTAAAGGAGGGGTGAATCAGAGCATAACTGCTTGAAAAGGCATCATTCTGTGATCCTGCGAATACGGCATGATCGCTGATGGTCAGAGGAAGCTTTGCGGCCACTGCCTTGAGCAGGAGGGCCGCCCGGGTTTCGAGGGAACAGGAGTCTGGTAGAGCGGGGCTGGCTTCCATCTGAATCTCCAGGACTCGGAACCAGCCGCCCAGGCAGTGATTGTTTTTTTGTTCCTGAAATAGGGCATCTGCCAGTTCGGATGTCCGGTGATTCCCGTTGTAAATTGTTTTCCATTCCATTTTCAGCTCCTGCTGCGATGATTCAGGTTGTGACACATTGAATTCCATGTGTTTTAAAAATACTCTTATACTGTTCCAGTTCTGATGCACTGGTGGTCGAATGCTCTGCGAGGGGACCTCGGTATTTCTGTCCGATGGCGTCCCACTTCTGCCGGCCAAACTCATGAAATTCCAGGAGTTCAAGACTGAAATTCTCTCCAGGGTTCATACCGGCAATCATACGTGCAAAATGCTTCATATCCTCCGGGGAGTCATTAAATCCCGGAATGAGAGTGATTCGGGCCAGGATTTCCAAGCTGGACCTGCAGGCTCTTTCCAGATTTTCAATGACCCGGGGTCCCTTGTTTTTTATGAGCGGAGCGGCTTTTGAAAAGTCCCAGTGTTTAATATCAAAAATAAGAAGATCCAGAAAAGCGAAGAGGTTCTGCAGGTCTTTATGACTTCCGTTGGTTTCCAGGGCAGTGTGGATGTCCCTGCTTTTCAGTTGTTCCAGGAGGGTGGAAAGATCCTCAAATTGAAGGGTCGCTTCCCCGCCGGTGATGGTCACTCCTCCGCCGTCATAAAATAATAGTTGGGATTCAGAAGCCATCTGGACTAATTCAGGGACTTCGTAATCCCGGGACGTAAAGCTTATCCCTTTATTCTTCCTTGAGGTCAGGCACTCTTTTTCATTACAGCTAATGCATATAGTTCTGTTTAATTGTGTTTGATGGATGGCTCCGTGGGGGCAGACTCCCGGAGTCAGGAGATCTTTTCTGACAAAGATTTCTCCCTGAAGAGAGCGGCCCTCGGGATTACTGCACCAGGGGCAGTCAAAATTGCATCCTTGAAAGTGGAGAAGGAGTCTGTTCCCGGGACCGTCCTGAGAGTAGTTCCAGCCTGTTTGAAAAAGTTTGATACTCACAATTGGTACAATACCACTGTACCAATTGTCTGTCAATTTTTAATCTTAAAAGAATATCCCCAGAATTCATGCAGGGGAGGGCATAAACCCCTATATTTAAAGGGATAAAGAATTTTTTGAGGGTATATGGAAGCAAATCATAAGATTAGGTTGATTTATCGGG contains:
- a CDS encoding radical SAM protein; this translates as MTDNWYSGIVPIVSIKLFQTGWNYSQDGPGNRLLLHFQGCNFDCPWCSNPEGRSLQGEIFVRKDLLTPGVCPHGAIHQTQLNRTICISCNEKECLTSRKNKGISFTSRDYEVPELVQMASESQLLFYDGGGVTITGGEATLQFEDLSTLLEQLKSRDIHTALETNGSHKDLQNLFAFLDLLIFDIKHWDFSKAAPLIKNKGPRVIENLERACRSSLEILARITLIPGFNDSPEDMKHFARMIAGMNPGENFSLELLEFHEFGRQKWDAIGQKYRGPLAEHSTTSASELEQYKSIFKTHGIQCVTT